The Trichoderma atroviride chromosome 5, complete sequence genome contains a region encoding:
- a CDS encoding uncharacterized protein (EggNog:ENOG41~antiSMASH:Cluster_5.8), with the protein MDHQAKAMMPRRPGRPRMSETAQGEVNTEARRARMRLAQRSYRNRKQNALVIAKTRAEVFERALDSSIDEFIQFYEGVSKKKSELPDGFFMELNKTAMNIVSIARKARTEHSTSASDESRSPEEIAADSSGDAGSSHDPSSIIAEWFSAPGRDVAGANRYSRHNEPTAGSSSLVPVSQRLLLACLARAMDLLQFGNLHVLALNPTMLLPLKFDRVEDLLERTSQRLSGNPNASLADCLYSEGRNAYLPKMMRLVEGNLSTLQPRSSPPALERLEFGLTRTMLHAINPEFQGEWLEAPDVEEYLEQRGIFVRMGSPSDVIRLSAPPSNEPSSAGRASIPEHDWTIFGRTSGESQVIPIGFSDFAKPEGYLGVDFTSNKTATGPEEHQDLRITVDLDKLIRGLAEKAICLGPCPGIRRVHVDEAIRASVTTLRQPVK; encoded by the exons ATGGATCATCAGGCCAAGGCTATGATGCCTCGGCGGCCTGGTCGCCCGCGAATGAGCGAAACTGCCCAAGGCGAAGTAAATACTGAAGCT AGGAGAGCTCGGATGAGATTGGCTCAGAGATCATACCGGAATCGGAAACAGAACGCACTTGTCATAGCAAAGACTCGAGCTGAAGTTTTTGAAAGGGCCTTGGATAGCTCCATTGATGAGTTCATACAGTTTTATGAAGGAGtgtccaaaaagaaaagcgaATTGCCGGATGGGTTCTTCATGGAACTCAATAAGACAGCCATGAATATTGTGTCTATAGCAAGGAAGGCTCGCACGGAGCATTCCACGTCGGCCAGCGATGAAAGTCGGTCTCCAGAAGAGATTGCAGCAGATTCAAGTGGAGATGCAGGCTCTTCCCACGATCCATCAAGTATAATAGCCGAATGGTTCAGTGCACCTGGAAGGGACGTGGCTGGAGCAAACCGGTACTCAAGACACAATGAACCTACAGCTGGTAGTAGCAGTCTAGTTCCAGTCTCACAACGGCTGCTACTAGCTTGTTTGGCACGAGCCATGGATTTACTGCAGTTTGGAAATCTCCATGTCCTGGCACTAAATCCGACGATGCTTCTTCCGCTCAAGTTTGATCGAGTCGAAGATCTGCTGGAAAGAACCTCCCAACGGCTGTCTGGCAACCCTAATGCTTCTCTCGCAGATTGTCTCTATAGCGAAGGCCGAAATGCATATCTGCCCAAGATGATGCGCCTTGTCGAGGGAAACTTGAGCACTCTCCAGCCAAGgtcatcaccaccagccttGGAGCGCCTGGAATTTGGCCTGACCAGAACAATGCTACATGCAATCAATCCTGAATTCCAAGGAGAGTGGCTGGAAGCGCCAGATGTTGAAGAATACCTTGAGCAACGAGGAATATTTGTCCGTATGGGCTCACCCAGCGATGTGATTAGGCTATCAGCGCCACCAAGTAACGAACCAAGTTCAGCAGGGCGTGCTTCAATCCCAGAACATGACTGGACGATATTTGGGAGGACATCTGGAGAGAGTCAAGTTATCCCTATAGGTTTCAGTGATTTCGCAAAGCCAGAAGGATATTTGGGAGTAGATTTTACTTCCAACAAAACAGCAACTGGTCCAGAAGAACATCAGGATCTGAGGATAACTGTTGACCTTGATAAGCTAATCCGGGGGCTGGCAGAGAAAGCAATTTGCCTTGGCCCATGCCCTGGAATCAGGAGGGTACACGTCGATGAAGCGATCCGCGCATCAGTCACTACACTTCGGCAACCAGTCAAATAA
- a CDS encoding uncharacterized protein (EggNog:ENOG41~antiSMASH:Cluster_5.8~TransMembrane:3 (n19-26c35/36o167-184i472-492o504-521i)), with protein MESKTPARKPSGRKIKRRVAIACTACRGQHLRCDAAMPICSRCRSLSKECIYTDLRETRRRRTGIQNSMLADTHDEIGNMVDDMVQAGQPSLGSNEPSLTPNRSSTPPSPHSIFTTSNGVLQPAIFADNDFLISRPFDGFYKFFFPSHPFVLPRVYLKQQFESNPDFSGQLFLMITLIGSLYIHDPQSFEYKKQAEESFDLALSPNGFTVQALLLLALTLEWAGENERAATILERAKNTALEIGMQHRDFASRHGRGEKALEESWRRTWWELFVADAMFAGIRHLPAFTLWGIDTDVDIPCEEELYVTGRIPFPQTMRQYDDRGLNDESFSSYAYLIDATRILGTTLAAGDTANESPYSLVKNAEANLMSWHLYLPQRKRDPVRRDGTIDEVLFKAHMVMNTTSTHLHRPRSMLHYTTMELLCSKYAPPLPGEISTAETQHGDRHTNKAISAAKNFVDLLTASSSPLTHSPFVMCMGSLAMATLLSAYQHFLTGSELDHARDRVRVFLGVLKAFITIWPQARHRSEEIKLMARVVLERQDGSGTLDISALQVMTNIEGVSFIGEVMEDVDVLDLGKDLGAATEGV; from the exons ATGGAATCCAAGACGCCTGCACGGAAGCCAAGCGGGAGGAAGATCAAGCGACGAGTTGCGATTGCGTGCACCGCATGTCGCGGCCAGCATCTGCGGTGCGATGCCGCCATGCCGATTTGTTCGCGATGCCGCAGCTTGAGCAAAGAATGCATCTACACGGATTTGCGAGAGACCCGCAGAAGACGAACCGGAATCCAGAATTCAATGCTCGCCGATACGCATGATGAAATTGGAAACATGGTTGATGATATGGTGCAAGCTGGCCAACCAAGTCTGGGTTCTAACGAGCCTTCATTAACGCCCAATCGATCCAGCACTCCGCCCAGCCCTCACTCTATTTTTACGACGTCGAATGGTGTTCTACAGCCAGCTATTTTTGCGGACAATGACTTTCTCATAAGTCGACCCTTTGACGGATTCTACAAATTTTTCTTCCCCAGCCATCCTTTCGTCCTCCCGAGAGTGTACTTGAAACAACAATTCGAAAGCAATCCGGATTTTAGCGGCCAGTTGTTTCTCATGATTACACTCATTGGTTCGCTATATATCCATGATCCGCAATCATTTGAATACAAAAAACAGGCAGAAGAGTCTTTTGACCTTGCGCTTTCACCCAATGGCTTCACTGTCCAGGCTCTCTTACTTCTTGCTCTGACTCTAGAATGGGCCGGCGAAAATGAGAGGGCGGCAACAATTCTTGAAAGAGCGAAGAATACCGCACTAGAAATAGGAATGCAACACCGGGACTTTGCTTCTCGCCATGGACGCGGAGAAAAGGCACTGGAAGAAAGCTGGCGCCGGACTTGGTGGGAACTCTTTGTGGCGGATGCAATGTTTGCCGGGATCCGCCATCTACCTGCATTCACACTCTGGGGAATAGACACTGATGTCGACATTCCTTGCGAAGAAGAGCTATATGTTACAGGA AGGATCCCATTCCCGCAAACAATGCGTCAATACGACGATCGTGGCCTAAACGACGAAAGCTTTTCCTCTTATGCATACCTCATAGACGCAACACGGATACTTGGGACAACATTGGCCGCTGGTGATACTGCTAATGAATCGCCTTACTCTCTGGTTAAAAATGCAGAAGCAAATCTCATGAGCTGGCATCTGTATCTACCACAGCGAAAACGCGATCCCGTCCGACGAGATGGTACTATTGATGAGGTTTTATTCAAAGCACATATGGTGATGAACAC AACATCTACCCACTTACATAGGCCAAGATCTATGCTACACTACACCACGATGGAGCTTTTGTGCTCGAAATACGCACCACCACTTCCCGGCGAAATCTCAACTGCTGAAACACAGCACGGCGATAGGCACACAAACAAGGCAATTAGCGCTGCAAAAAACTTTGTCGACTTGCTGAccgcttcctcttctcccctAACGCACAGCCCGTTTGTGATGTGCATGGggtctttggcgatggccaCCCTTCTTTCCGCTTATCAGCATTTTTTGACGGGCTCTGAGTTGGATCATGCGAGAGATCGAGTCCGCGTATTTCTAGGCGTGCTTAAAGCGTTTATAACAATCTGGCCACAGGCGCGGCACCGGTCGGAGGAGATCAAGTTGATGGCACGGGTGGTTCTTGAGCGGCAGGATGGCTCTGGAACACTGGATATTTCTGCTCTGCAAGTCATGACGAACATTGAGGGCGTATCTTTTATTGGCGAAGTAATGGAAGATGTGGACGTTTTAGATCTCGGCAAGGATTTGGGAGCAGCAACAGAAGGCGTCTAA
- a CDS encoding uncharacterized protein (EggNog:ENOG41~antiSMASH:Cluster_5.8), which yields MKILCLHGRGSNNEIFQAQTASLRSILDDYSFDFVQGTELHTEGNWSVYTAQFSSLPQYGYYNPLSPSSVKNAEDHLLELIEEEGGFDGVLGYSGGAAFAAQAIIRHNQTDPSEPLFRFAIFFNGGTPIKAFTLSEEKVMAGSVDTAAIDKELAATFFRPSNMRVRKGDSREEAERAIESRKEEMKSIETGKLSDGRYFLTDGKLGLTRYEGAIDGPLVDIPTLHVRSVLEDDANLGLNLLNLCNPDLVREHHHPFGHDFPRGQEEIRKIAQMIVELVESA from the exons ATGAAGATTCTATGTTTACATGGACGCGGTTCCAATAATGAG ATCTTTCAAGCCCAGACTGCCTCTCTGAGAAGCATTTTGGATGATTATTCGTTCGACTTCGTTCAAGGAACAGAGCTGCATACAGAAG GAAATTGGTCTGTGTACACTGCCCAATTCTCAAGCTTGCCTCAGTATGGCTACTACAATCCTCTCAGTCCATCATCTGTAAAGAATGCAGAGGACCATCTACTAGAGCtcatcgaagaagaaggaggattcGATGGAGTATTGGGTTACTCTGGCGGAGCGGCATTTGCAGCTCAGGCAATTATTCGGCACAACCAGACAGATCCAAGTGAACCTCTGTTTCGATTTGCCATCTTTTTCAACGGCGGGACTCCCATCAAAGCATTCACGCTGAGTGAAGAAAAGGTAATGGCTGGATCAGTAGACACTGCGGCGATAGACAAGGAATTGGCAGCAACTTTCTTTCGCCCGTCAAACATGCGAGTACGCAAAGGGGATagccgagaagaagccgaaaGGGCTATTGAATCCCGCAAGGAAGAAATGAAGTCCATTGAGACGGGCAAGCTTAGCGATGGAAGGTATTTCTTGACTGACGGAAAGCTTGGTTTAACAAGATACGAGGGCGCGATAGATGGTCCGCTTGTTGACATCCCGACACTTCATGTGAGGAGTGTACTCGAGGATGATGCTAATCTAGGACTGAACTTGCTGAATTTATGCAATCCCGACTTGGTTCGAGAACACCATCATCCGTTTGGACATGACTTCCCGAGAGGGCAAGAGGAAATCCGAAAGATTGCACAGATGATTGTCGAGCTGGTGGAATCAGCATAG
- a CDS encoding uncharacterized protein (EggNog:ENOG41~antiSMASH:Cluster_5.8), producing the protein MRSRSVEPLIQRLPPLKRAASLTEAEARRALRCLHEFSYYPIPEVLGQEVPRKTTDAPVLDSGYVSENEADEIASENKAISLYLEPLERDFAVRWLTGFVGQAWELPLEEETRDDFVDAACSLLSHLTSTENGCSTADEEDLGMTRRFQFPTGDNSEDVVVDLYDTPMQTGEDHTDVGLQTWGASIAFSQMLCSTPADFNLDRTRLDASTRIVELGAGTGLVSMVLASLLPSIADSLPSIVATDYHPTVLKNLERNAASLGSRTEPAASMQVAHLDWCAPTREPPLDVLADIVIAADVVYAAEHARWLRHCAAHILAPGGVFWLMVSIRPNGKFEGVCDSIEAIFAENNTATTDSCQHLRILSKQWIDKKHNIGRADEVGYRLFKIGWV; encoded by the coding sequence ATGAGGTCTCGTAGTGTGGAGCCCCTGATCCAAAGGCTGCCACCCCTTAAAAGAGCCGCTAGTCTTACAGAGGCTGAGGCACGCCGGGCGCTGCGCTGTCTTCACGAGTTTTCCTACTATCCAATCCCAGAGGTGTTGGGACAGGAGGTGCCCAGGAAGACGACAGACGCCCCCGTGCTGGATTCGGGTTATGTCTCGGAAAACGAGGCTGACGAGATAGCCAGCGAGAACAAAGCCATATCCCTGTACCTGGAGCCGTTGGAACGCGACTTTGCTGTACGATGGCTTACCGGATTTGTTGGACAAGCCTGGGAACTCCcgcttgaagaagagactcGAGATGACTTTGTTGATGCGGCATGTTCACTGCTGTCGCATCTGACTTCGACGGAGAATGGATGCAGTACggctgatgaggaggatcTTGGTATGACGCGTCGGTTTCAGTTCCCGACGGGTGACAACTCGgaagatgttgttgttgatctCTACGACACTCCCATGCAAACGGGAGAAGATCACACCGATGTTGGCTTGCAGACTTGGGGGGCATCCATCGCCTTCTCACAGATGCTCTGCAGTACGCCAGCGGACTTCAACTTGGATCGGACAAGACTTGATGCCTCGACACGAATCGTGGAGCTTGGTGCCGGCACAGGCCTTGTTAGCATGGTGCTTGCAAGCCTCCTGCCCTCAATAGCCGATTCACTCCCATCTATTGTTGCCACGGACTACCATCCCACTGTTTTGAAGAACTTGGAAAGGAATGCCGCCTCTCTCGGCTCTAGAACGGAACCCGCAGCATCGATGCAAGTCGCCCATCTCGATTGGTGTGCTCCGACGCGCGAGCCTCCCCTGGATGTATTGGCAgacatcgtcatcgccgcAGATGTTGTCTACGCTGCGGAACATGCTCGCTGGCTTCGTCATTGTGCGGCTCATATCCTCGCGCCCGGAGGCGTCTTCTGGCTAATGGTATCTATCCGACCAAACGGGAAATTCGAAGGCGTTTGCGATTCAATCGAGGCCATATTTGCTGAAAACAACACGGCCACAACGGACAGCTGTCAGCATCTAAGGATCTTGAGCAAGCAGTGGATTGATAAGAAGCATAACATCGGAAGAGCTGATGAAGTGGGATATAGGCTCTTCAAAATTGGCTGGGTATAA
- a CDS encoding uncharacterized protein (SECRETED:SignalP(1-21)~antiSMASH:Cluster_5.8) codes for MNKTFVLAVLAIGVWGSPGSADSDPWILSTKQFIANRYQNSPYVTNGYFGQRLPAEGVGYWTYRDDSTGGFVLNSWPLDQPRATFGTISGFWDVQQNITHTLVPDNLKRGGESVISGIPDWTGLTVTAQDGQTYEPGVDPSTIKSFYQSFSVQNGIVQTNITWNPVGHNTTYQLNYTVLAHRSRLNLGIVRLDLSVSQDTKLKITDILDGAGAVRADFHKKLFDEDATIWTSVKPSGIDYCTAYTVSTVKFESANPNSVSGSSTRHNGEGYPWVSTNSSTVASTWDWDLTRGESLTVYKFVGIGSTAAFPRDTLARTKNVAISARSAEWHDLISEHTEKWDAVWNDGDIVIRGNKDLQVRTRASLFHILAGLLPEDSGFANSISVGGLSSDSYAGLVFWDADTWVYPSVLSLYPQYAASINNYRALLLDQAVENAQYYNFSGALYPWTSGRFGNCTGTGACKGYQYHINSDIALAHWQYFQQTNDLNWLAKQGWPVIKKVADMFAAYVFHNTSTGQYETIQLGEPDEFAYNINNGAFTGVSIKQLLGDWAPSAAGRLNLPVPQNWSRIAENMYIPYEEKEKIIVEFSGMDGTWRVKQASVGLINYPLQFQLSDAQARNDVAYYSSINTADGPAMTWSIYAISEAQLQQKGCASYTFMQRSSESYIRQPFYQFSETMLDSEPEGVDNPAFIFGLNPAFPFLTGAGGYLQYFTHGLTGMRPNAEAFYLDPTLPPQIPGGVQIKGMKWQNASFDVTIEMETTTITRRNTSSRAEKYPVASDSDWAAGNYPYAVVDGANSTVWQPSSPQKASVTVELQGNKPRDVSKVVLNWGGVPPSSFSLHGSEAAEKDFQELHPTHKVEISAPYNPQESRAIRIREGNITVVELHKLALVRFLRLSIEGSSVADGLGATVAEMQVVGTQDPDSYCGKNMGNEFSFPIGRL; via the exons ATGAATAAGACCTTCGTTTTAGCAGTACTAGCCATTGGTGTCTGGGGAAGTCCTGGTTCTGCCGATTCCGACCCTTGGATCCTTTCTACGAAGCAGTTCATTGCAAATCGTTATCAAAACTCCCCCTACGTTACCAATGGATACTTTGGCCAGCGACTGCCGGCTGAAGGCGTTGGATATTGGACATATCGAGATGATTCCACTGGCGGCTTCGTGTTAAATT CGTGGCCGCTGGATCAACCAAGAGCCACATTTGGAACTATTTCTGGATTTTGGGATGTTCAGCAGAATATCACGCACACCCTCGTCCCAGACAATCTGAAACGGGGAGGCGAATCTGTTATCAGCGGTATTCCGGACTGGACTGGTCTTACGGTTACAGCGCAGGACGGCCAGACGTATGAACCCGGAGTCGATCCTTCTACCATTAAGTCTTTCTATCAGTCATTTTCAGTCCAAAACGGAATTGTTCAGACCAACATTACGTGGAATCCGGTAGGGCATAACACCACCTACCAGCTGAACTACACTGTCCTTGCGCACCGAAGTCGGCTCAACCTGGGGATTGTTCGCTTAGATCTCTCGGTCAGCCAGGATACAAAGCTAAAGATAACCGATATCTTGGACGGGGCGGGCGCTGTACGGGCCGACTTTCATAAGAAATTGTTCGACGAAGACGCTACGATTTGGACGAGTGTGAAGCCCTCAGGAATCGACTATTGCACGGCATATACTGTCTCCACAGTCAAATTCGAAAGTGCAAATCCCAACTCTGTAAGCGGATCTAGCACGAGGCACAATGGTGAGGGGTATCCCTGGGTCTCCACCAACTCGAGCACCGTGGCGAGCACTTGGGACTGGGATCTGACGCGGGGGGAATCCTTGACCGTGTACAAGTTTGTAGGAATCGGCTCCACAGCAGCCTTTCCCAGAGACACGCTGGCACGTACGAAGAACGTGGCGATCTCGGCAAGATCTGCTGAGTGGCATGATCTGATATCTGAGCACACAGAGAAATGGGACGCGGTCTGGAACGACGGGGACATTGTGATCAGAGGCAACAAAGACTTGCAAGTCCGCACGCGAGCATCACTATTCCACATTCTCGCCGGCCTTCTCCCCGAGGACTCTGGATTCGCTAATTCAATTTCCGTCGGCGGGCTCTCTAGCGATTCTTACGCTGGATTAGTATTCTGGGACGCAGATACGTGGGTGTACCCTTCGGTACTCTCTCTGTACCCACAGTATGCCGCGAGCATCAACAATTACCGTGCGCTTCTCCTGGATCAGGCTGTTGAGAATGCCCAGTACTACAACTTTTCCGGGGCGCTGTATCCGTGGACCAGTGGCCGATTTGGTAACTGTACGGGCACCGGGGCGTGCAAGGGCTACCAGTACCACATCAACTCTGATATCGCATTAGCTCATTGGCAATACTTTCAGCAGACAAATGACCTGAACTGGCTTGCTAAACAAGGATGGCCGGTGATCAAAAAAGTTGCTGATATGTTTGCTGCATATGTATTTCACAACACTTCTACCGGACAATACGAAACCATTCAATTGGGAGAGCCG GATGAATTTGCATACAACATTAACAATGGCGCATTCACCGGGGTATCCatcaagcagctgcttggcgacTGGGCCCCATCGGCTGCTGGCCGCCTAAATTTACCAGTCCCTCAAAACTGGTCTCGTATTGCGGAGAACATGTACATCCCGtatgaggagaaggaaaaaatcATCGTCGAGTTTTCCGGGATGGATGGCACGTGGCGTGTCAAACAAGCCAGCGTAGGCTTGATCAACTACCCGCTCCAATTTCAGCTGAGTGATGCACAAGCACGAAATGACGTTGCATAT TACTCCTCAATTAACACAGCAGATGGGCCAGCGATGACATGGTCCATCTATGCAATCTCTGaagcccagctgcagcagaaggGATGTGCCTCATATACCTTCATGCAGCGCTCATCGGAGTCATACATTCGGCAACCCTTTTACCAATTCAGCGAGACAATGTTAGATTCAGAGCCTGAAGGGGTGGATAACCCCGCGTTCATCTTTGGACTTAATCCAGCGTTTCCCTTTCTTACTGGGGCTGGCGGCTACTTGCAATACTTCACTCATGGCCTTACCGGGATGCGCCCAAACGCAGAAGCATTCTATCTTGACCCAACTCTACCACCTCAGATTCCAGGCGGCGTTCAGATCAAGGGCATGAAATGGCAGAATGCATCGTTTGATGTCACGATCGAGATGGAAACCACTACAATCACTCGACGTAACACATCCTCAAGGGCAGAAAAATAT CCGGTAGCCTCTGATTCCGACTGGGCCGCTGGAAATTATCCGTATGCGGTAGTCGACGGCGCGAATTCGACCGTGTGGCAGCCATCCAGCCCCCAAAAGGCCTCGGTCACGGTTGAGCTGCAGGGCAACAAGCCACGCGATGTTTCAAAAGTTGTCCTCAACTGGGGTGGTGTGCCACCTTCTAGTTTTAGCTTACATGGGAGCGAAGCGGCGGAAAAGGATTTCCAAGAGCTGCACCCCACGCACAAGGTGGAGATATCAGCACCATACAATCCCCAGGAATCACGAGCCATTCGAATACGCGAAGGAAACATAACCGTAGTGGAGCTTCACAAGTTAGCACTGGTTCGGTTCTTGAGGCTATCCATTGAGGGGTCTTCCGTTGCCGACGGCCTTGGGGCGACGGTGGCTGAGATGCAAGTTGTTGGCACTCAGGACCCAGACAGCTACTGTGGGAAGAATATGGGAAATGAGTTTTCGTTTCCTATTGGTAGACTATAA
- a CDS encoding uncharacterized protein (EggNog:ENOG41~antiSMASH:Cluster_5.8) → MSYSTRKTDRPREDTKILFDHELTNAPGKSIVGVHLDYPPNGFTPPHRHGGATVVAYVMAGEFTSGMNGNPPKAYKPGETFIELPGCHHTVAENNSQTSSTQAIAIVVVDTEVLKTGGYAALTVLDEGW, encoded by the exons ATGTCTTATAGCACACGAAAAAC GGACCGACCTCGGGAAGACACCAAAATTCTCTTTGATCATGAGTTAACGAATGCACCTGGAAAATCCATCGTTGGAGTTCACCTGGATTATCCACCCAACGGATTTACTCCTCCCCATCGTCACGGCGGAGCCACCGTAGTTGCCTATGTCATGGCCGGCGAGTTTACAAGCGGCATGAATGGCAACCCGCCAAAGGCATATAAGCCTGGAGAAACATTTATCGAGCTCCCCGGATGTCATCATACTGTGGCAGAGAACAATTCACAAACTTCCTCCACACAGGCCATTGCAATTGTTGTGGTGGATACTGAAGTGCTCAAGACTGGTGGTTATGCGGCTTTGACCGTCCTTGATGAGGGTTGGTAA
- a CDS encoding uncharacterized protein (EggNog:ENOG41~antiSMASH:Cluster_5.8~TransMembrane:1 (o6-24i)~SMCOG1034:cytochrome P450): MDRSQIALALYTGGVLYCLFRFISYRISSSKKQREFSQQHGCEPIQIKYPHKDPFYGIDLLISNFKAFSKHQFLETVTKRHDEVGETYQLNMLGTVGIMTRDHEIIKTVLSTRFKDYNLQEERKKALHPLMGAGIFSSDGAAWAHSRALLRPQFARKQLMDLSMLETHVKRLMDVIIDGKEIELQELVLRFTMDMATDFLLGESTNSLLQEQHDYHSKLKGFKDSIQYAQDRIATHIALGGLAILKPDPKFQQHVNVVHKFVDDLVHDALRGNSSDSKALPYVLLRAIIEDTQDPIQIRNEILNILVAGRDTTAGLIANVFLMLSTRPELWSMLRNEVAQFQNQPPTFDNISECRYIRYTINESLRLYPPVPVNSRVAIVDTVLPRGGGLEGKSPLFIPKGTPVVYNVFGLHRKQEVYGADAEEFNPSRWKSLRLSWEFLPFNGGPRICIGQQFAIMEASYVLIRFLQEFETIESRDSRPWQENIALTTSSLNGVRVSLKRSG, encoded by the exons ATGGATCGCAGCCAAATCGCGTTGGCGTTGTATACCGGGGGCGTATTGTATTGCCTCTTCAGATTCATATCCTATAGAATTAGCAGCTCCAAAAAGCAGAGAGAGTTTTCGCAGCAGCATGGATGCGAGCCTATTCAGATCAAATACCCTCACAAGGATCCATTTTATGGAATTGATCTACTCATCAGTAACTTTAAGGCATTCTCTAAGCATCAGTTCCTAGAGACAGTGACAAAACGGCATGATGAAGTCGGGGAAACATACCAGCTCAACATGCTGGGGACAGTAG GCATCATGACCCGAGACCATGAAATCATCAAGACGGTTCTCTCTACACGTTTCAAAGACTACAATCTGCAAGAAGAACGGAAAAAGGCACTCCATCCTCTTATGGGAGCCGGAATTTTCAGCTCAGATGGCGCTGCTTGGGCCCATTCCcgtgctcttcttcggcctcaATTCGCTCGTAAACAACTCATGGACTTGTCCATGCTGGAAACTCACGTCAAGCGCTTGATGGACGTCATAATCGACGGGAAAGAGATAGAACTCCAAGAACTGGTATTGCGTTTTACTATGGACATGGCCACTGACTTTTTACTGGGAGAGTCTACCAATAGCTTGCTACAGGAGCAGCATGACTATCACAGTAAGCTAAAGGGGTTCAAGGACTCAATTCAATACGCACAAGATCGAATCGCAACGCATATCGCGTTAGGTGGGCTGGCTATTCTTAAACCAGATCCAAAGTTCCAGCAGCATGTAAACGTTGTACACAAGTTTGTGGATGACCTTGTGCATGACGCCTTGCGTGGGAACAGCTCCGACTCCAAGGCACTTCCTTATGTTCTCTTGCGAGCCATCATTGAAGATACTCAGGATCCGATCCAAATTCGGAATGAAATCCTAAACATCCTTGTGGCTGGCAGAGATACCACTGCCGGCCTCATCGCTAATGTTTTTCTCATGCTTTCGACACGACCAGAGTTGTGGTCAATGCTACGGAATGAAGTTGCGCAATTCCAGAATCAGCCACCGACATTTGACAACATATCAGAATGCAGGTATATTCGCTATACCATTAATGAAAGCTTGCGGCTTTATCCTCCTGTTCCAGTCAACTCTCGAGTGGCAATCGTTGATACAGTTCTTCCGCGGGGAGGAGGCCTGGAGGGAAAATCCCCTCTATTCATCCCCAAGGGAACTCCGGTTGTGTACAATGTCTTCGGCCTTCATCGCAAACAGGAAGTGTATGGCGCCGATGCTGAGGAGTTTAACCCCTCGCGATGGAAGTCGCTCCGATTGTCGTGGGAGTTCCTCCCATTCAATGGCGGCCCTCGAATATGTATTGGCC AACAATTTGCTATAATGGAGGCTAGCTACGTGCTTATTCGATTTCTTCAAGAATTTGAAACCATCGAGTCCAGAGACTCTCGGCCGTGGCAGGAAAATATTGCACTAACAACAAGCAGCTTAAATGGAGTGCGCGTATCGTTAAAGCGTTCGGGATAG